The Sphingobacteriales bacterium region TGATAGCCATATCCATTGATGAAGCCCGGCATCGGTAGGTAAAAACTTTCCATATAAAAGAAAGGTAAGCACAGAGAGGAAAACGAAAGCAAAGACAAGCCTGATAATATTTACAGTAAGTGAACCGACTCGTTTGGAAGCTGCTTCAAAGGCAAGAGCGGTTATGGTCCAGCAAATAGCGGTCAGGAGGGCAAATACTTCTCCGGTCATCATAGCATTGTTTCAATCCTTGCAAGGATGTCGAAGGCTACCTCTTTTTTTGATTTTAAGGTAAATGGGATAATTGTCCCGTTTCTTTCAAGGATGGTAATTTGATTGGTATCTGTGCCAAATCCGGCACCTTTGTCTTTCAGCGAGTTTAATACAATCATGTCGCAGTTTTTTTCAATCAGTTTTTTCCGGCTGTTTTCAATTTCATTTTCGGTTTCCAGACTGAATCCTACCAGGATCTGCCAGTTTTGTTTCATTTTACCCAAGGTGGCAAGGATG contains the following coding sequences:
- a CDS encoding phosphopantothenoylcysteine decarboxylase; the protein is VLAAAVADYTPAEYHSEKIKKGDDSFILKLRKTKDILATLGKMKQNWQILVGFSLETENEIENSRKKLIEKNCDMIVLNSLKDKGAGFGTDTNQITILERNGTIIPFTLKSKKEVAFDILARIETML